The genomic segment AAGCCATGAACGAACAGGCCGCCTTTTTCACCCAGGTCGCGGGTGCTGGGATCTTCCACTTCATCCAGGATCAGGCGTCCGACCTTGGTGCTCAACACGTACTCTTCACGCGGATGGCTGGCCAACGCGTCGCCCAGGCGCAGTTCAGCCAGGCCGGCACCGTAGAATGGCGCGGCGTCGTAAAAACGAATGCCGTTCTGCCATGCGGCAGCCATTGTGTCCAAAGCTTCCTGAACCGGGATGTCGCGAAACATATTGCCCAAGGGGGCGGTGCCGAATCCTACTTTTCCGGGTAATTTGATGCGCATGATGTTTCCTTTAATTGATTAAACTGTCGCAGCTTGAGCGACATTTCCGACGTATTGCTGTGATGTGAAATTCGGCTAACCCTGCCTTCGACTCGACCACGCAGCATTAGTCCCAAACCGGCGCCAGGCCGTCCGGATTGGCCAGCCGTTCGTTGCGTTCCAGCGCGGCGATCTGCGCCATCTCATCTGCAGACAGGACGATATCCTTGGCCTGCAGATTGGCTTCCAGATTGGCGCGTTTGGTAGATGAGGGAATCACTGCAAAACCTTGCTGCAGCGACCATGCCAGGGCAATCTGCGCAGGGTTGGCATGATGCTGTTCGGCGATGCGCGCGATCACCGGATCATGCATGACCTTGCCGTAAGCCAGCGGCATGTAGGCCGTGACATGGATCCCTTGGTTGCGGGCAAATTCCACCACCTTGCGGTTCTGCAGGAATGGGTGGATTTCAACCTGCTGAGTGGCGATCTCAGCCGCGCCGACAGTATTGATCGCTTGCTGCAACTGGGCGTTGGTGAAATTGGAAACCCCGATCTGCCGAGTCAGCCCTGTTGCCTTGGCTTCCGCCAAAACCGCCATGTATTCAGCAACCGGCAACACATCTTTTGGCGACGGCCAGTGGATCAACGTCAGGTCCAATTGCTCCAGCCGCAACTTGCGCAGGCTTTCCTTGAGACTTGGAATCAATTTGTCGCGCCCGAGGTTCTCAATCCAGATCTTGGTGGTGACGAACAAGGCGTCACGCGCGACTCCGCTTTCTGCCATCGCCTGGCCGACCTCTGCTTCATTGCCATAGATTTGGGCCGTATCGATATGGCGGTACCCCGCATCGATGCCATTACGCACAGAGTCAATGACTACTTGCCCTTGCAAACGGAAAGTGCCAAGGCCAATGGCTGGAATGTGATGTGTCATGAAATGCCTTTGAATGAAATTGGAAACAGTGCAATCCTGCGCCGCAACGCCGCAATGCCGATTACGCAGAAGACGTACTGTGCGCGCATTGTTTGTTGCGAAAAACACCTCTCGACTCAAATGATATTTCAACCCCAAGCAACAATCAGCACATCAAAACGCACGTAAAAAGTGACCGTGAGCAATATGGCAAGCTGTTGTTTTTCCGTGCTTTTTACAATTCCAGACTATTGGCGTGCAATAACTCTCATCTATAATTGCGTCGCGAATTAACACTAAATAAGAATCGATTACATAATCACTCTCATTTAAGCTATATCTTCAGCCAGCAAAACGGGATCGTCGAGCCGTACTAGCCAGCCAAAATTCTGTTCGTTGGCCACAGCCGACCTGCTAAACCTTTTGCCAATTATAAAAATGAACCGCCTCAATCCGATTGCCGCTGCCTTGGTCGCAGTATTCGCTAGTCCTTTGCCTTTATACGCGCAACAAGCCCCCGCCCCGAAAGCAGACGCCAGCCCTGCCATACTGCAAGAAGTTGTGGTTGAAGGCAGCCGCGGCGATTTCAACGCCAACGGCACCTCTCTCACCAAATTGCCGGCCGACCTGCATGACGTGCCGCAATCGGTGGTTGTGGTGAACAAGGCGCTGATGCAATCGCAAGGCGCGAACTCGCTCTCCGATGCACTGCGCAACGTCGCAGGCATTACGCTGGGCGGCGCCGAAGGCGGCCAGATCGGCAACAACATCAACCTGAACGGCTTTTCGGCGCGTACCGACATCTACCTAGATGGTTTTCGCGATCGCGGCCAGTACTATCGCGACACCTTCGCCATCGATGAAGTCGAAGTGCTGATGGGGCCGTCCTCAATGTTGTTCGGCCGCGGCTCTACCGGTGGCGTGATCAACCAGGTGACCAAGAAAGCCAACCTGCGCGAGGCAACGGAAGTGTCGGCATCGGCCACGACAAACGGCCTGGTGCGTACTACCGCAGACTACAATCATCCTTTGTCGGACACGTCGGCGCTGCGCCTGTCAGCCATGGCGCAAAGCGGCAAAGCCACCACGCGCGACCAGACCGACGTCCAGGACTTCGGCCTGGCTGGCTCCTATGTGTTCGGTATCGGCACTCCGACCGAAATCACCTTGTCGGCCCTGATCCAGCACAACCACGACATGCCTGACTACGGCCTGCCGCCGCTCAACGGCCATCCGGCCAATGTCGGCCGCGATACCGCCTACGGCCTCAACAGCGACCACACCAACCAGGATGTGGCGTCGCTGAACACCACTATCCGCCACAAGATCACGCCGGACATCGTGCTGCGTAACCAGACGCAGTTCAATTATGTACGCACCAGCGCGGTAGAGACGGCGCCTAACACCATTGGCACGGTTTCGGCCGCCGGTTTCACGCCGTTGCCGACCTCCGCCGTCAGTGCACTGCCTTTGAGCAGCCTGTATGTGCGTGGCCAGAGCCATGACCGCGACATCCGCGACTATTCGATGTTCAACCAGACCGAACTGTCGGCCAAACTGAGCACCGGCAGCGTCACGCATGAATTGCTGGCCGGTTTCGAAATTGGCCATGACGGCTACGACAACCAGGGTTATTACCGCAACGGCAGCTGCAATGGCGTAGCCTTGAATGCTCCATCGACGGTCGCCGGCTACAACGATTGCGTGCCGCTGATCAATCCAGGCTATAGCACAGCCGGCAGTAATGTCGTCAGCCAGGCTGGCAACCGCGCCGGCGGCTCCGCCAACACTGTCGCGGCCTATATCAACGACACAGCGTCGATCACGCAGCAATTCAAACTGGTCGGGGGTCTGCGCTTCGATCGCTACATCGCCAGCATCACCAACTCGCTGAATTCGGTCACCGCGCCGGCGGCCGCCAAAAACACCACCCTGCCGTCCGCCCAGCAGACCGTCAACTTCACCAGCGTACGCTTGGGCGGTATCTGGCAGCCAAGTGCGGAGCAGTCTTACTACCTGTCCTACGGCACCTCGTTCAACCCGTCGCTGGAACAGCTGACCGGCACCACCGGCCAGCAAAACCTCGATCCGGAAAAGAACCGCTCCTATGAATTGGGCGGCAAATGGGATTTGCTCAACGACAAGCTGTCACTGAACGCCGCCGCTTTCCAGATCACCAAGGACAACGCGCGCAGCCAGGTCAGCACCGGCGTCTATGTGCTGGACGGCACGGTAAGGGTCAACGGTGCACGCGCCGGCGCCACAGGTCATATCACCAAGGATTGGCAAGTCGCGCTCGGCTATACCTACCTGGACGCCAAAGTGATCCAATCGTCCGCTCTTGACGGCACACAGGGCAAGATCCCGGTCAACACGCCGAAGAACACACTGACCAGCTGGACCACCTACAAGGTAGCGCCGCACTGGGAAGTCGGCGGTGGCGCCAGCTACATGTCGGCTCGTTTCGCCAACCCCACCAATACCGTGCAGGCTGGCGGTTATACCCGCTGGGATGCAACGCTGGCGTATACCCAGCCGAAATACGATATCCGCCTGAACCTGTTCAACCTGACCAACAAAATGTATTACGATGCGTTGATCCAGTCGGACGGCGGCCGTTCGGTACCGGGGACAGGCCGCACCGCGATGCTGTCGCTCAACTATCGTTTGTAATATCCATTTGCAGGAGCGTTCATGCTGATTGCCATTCCCGAAGTACTCGATGCAGCGCAGCTCAGCGCGGTACGCCAATTGCTCGACCAAGCAGGCCCGGCCTGGGTCGACGGTCGCGTCACAGCCGGCTACCAGGGAGCGGCAGTCAAGTTCAACCAGCAGATCGACGAACGATCGGAAGCGGCGTTACAGTGCCAGAAAATCATTCTGGAGGCGCTGGAACGCCATCCGCGCTTCATCAGCGCGGCGCTGCCAAATACGGTCTATCCGCCGATGTTCAACCGCTACGGCGAAGGCATGAATTTCGGTGCACATGTAGACGGCAGCGTGCGGATTCATCCGCATAACGGCCGCAAGCTGCGCACGGACATCTCCGCCACCTTGTTTTTATCGGATTCCGCATCGTATGACGGCGGCGAACTGCAAGTCGAAGACAGCTACGGCATGCACTCGGTAAAACTGGAAGCGGGAGACATGGTGATTTATCCTGCCACCAGCCTGCATCAGGTGACGCCTGTCACGCGCGGCACCCGCGTCGCCTGTTTTTTCTGGGCACAAAGCCTGGTGCGCGACGACGGCCAGCGCAGCATACTATTTGACATGGATAACGCTATCCAGAAGCTCAATCAAACCAACGCCGACGAAACCGCAAGGCGCAGCCTGATCGGTTGTTATCACAACCTGATGCGGCAATGGAGCGAAACCTGAACCGGTTTCCCCCCCTGCCGTCCGCATGCACATTTTCCCTGGATTGATCCCGGACTCCGGCCGGACTGCAATTAAGCTTAACTGGCTCGCAATTCACAAAACCGGATCCGGTTGCCGAAAGGATCAGTGATTTGCATATTCCGGCCCCAAGGCAGATCTTCAACGCCCGGTCTGGCATAGGCGTAATTCTTCGCCAGCAATTCACTGTGCAAGGCATCGATATCCACGACCGGCACAAAGATCGTTGAGCCCGGCGTCGCATCGCCATGATGTTCGCTCAGATGAATGGTCAGGTCGTCGCGCTTTATCTGGGCATATAACGGAAAATTCTCTTCGAACCGGTGCTCCCATTCAAGAG from the Collimonas arenae genome contains:
- the dkgB gene encoding 2,5-didehydrogluconate reductase DkgB, producing the protein MTHHIPAIGLGTFRLQGQVVIDSVRNGIDAGYRHIDTAQIYGNEAEVGQAMAESGVARDALFVTTKIWIENLGRDKLIPSLKESLRKLRLEQLDLTLIHWPSPKDVLPVAEYMAVLAEAKATGLTRQIGVSNFTNAQLQQAINTVGAAEIATQQVEIHPFLQNRKVVEFARNQGIHVTAYMPLAYGKVMHDPVIARIAEQHHANPAQIALAWSLQQGFAVIPSSTKRANLEANLQAKDIVLSADEMAQIAALERNERLANPDGLAPVWD
- a CDS encoding TonB-dependent receptor, which codes for MNRLNPIAAALVAVFASPLPLYAQQAPAPKADASPAILQEVVVEGSRGDFNANGTSLTKLPADLHDVPQSVVVVNKALMQSQGANSLSDALRNVAGITLGGAEGGQIGNNINLNGFSARTDIYLDGFRDRGQYYRDTFAIDEVEVLMGPSSMLFGRGSTGGVINQVTKKANLREATEVSASATTNGLVRTTADYNHPLSDTSALRLSAMAQSGKATTRDQTDVQDFGLAGSYVFGIGTPTEITLSALIQHNHDMPDYGLPPLNGHPANVGRDTAYGLNSDHTNQDVASLNTTIRHKITPDIVLRNQTQFNYVRTSAVETAPNTIGTVSAAGFTPLPTSAVSALPLSSLYVRGQSHDRDIRDYSMFNQTELSAKLSTGSVTHELLAGFEIGHDGYDNQGYYRNGSCNGVALNAPSTVAGYNDCVPLINPGYSTAGSNVVSQAGNRAGGSANTVAAYINDTASITQQFKLVGGLRFDRYIASITNSLNSVTAPAAAKNTTLPSAQQTVNFTSVRLGGIWQPSAEQSYYLSYGTSFNPSLEQLTGTTGQQNLDPEKNRSYELGGKWDLLNDKLSLNAAAFQITKDNARSQVSTGVYVLDGTVRVNGARAGATGHITKDWQVALGYTYLDAKVIQSSALDGTQGKIPVNTPKNTLTSWTTYKVAPHWEVGGGASYMSARFANPTNTVQAGGYTRWDATLAYTQPKYDIRLNLFNLTNKMYYDALIQSDGGRSVPGTGRTAMLSLNYRL
- a CDS encoding Fe2+-dependent dioxygenase, whose protein sequence is MLIAIPEVLDAAQLSAVRQLLDQAGPAWVDGRVTAGYQGAAVKFNQQIDERSEAALQCQKIILEALERHPRFISAALPNTVYPPMFNRYGEGMNFGAHVDGSVRIHPHNGRKLRTDISATLFLSDSASYDGGELQVEDSYGMHSVKLEAGDMVIYPATSLHQVTPVTRGTRVACFFWAQSLVRDDGQRSILFDMDNAIQKLNQTNADETARRSLIGCYHNLMRQWSET
- a CDS encoding glyoxalase superfamily protein, with translation MHISSGIPIIRIFSESKAKEFYLDFLGFTLEWEHRFEENFPLYAQIKRDDLTIHLSEHHGDATPGSTIFVPVVDIDALHSELLAKNYAYARPGVEDLPWGRNMQITDPFGNRIRFCELRAS